One Algoriphagus sp. Y33 genomic window, TCAGAATATCATCTGAAAATCCCATATCCATCATCCTGTCCGCTTCGTCAAGAATCAAATGTTCTAGCGATGTCAAGTCGATTTTACCTCCCGCCAGCAGAGCAATCAGTCTACCGGGGGTAGCTACGATAATCTCTGCACCTGTTTCTAGAGCCTTTTTCTGTTGCTCCCATACGATGCCGTCCCCTCCTCCATAAATTGGGATAGAGCTTATTCCCAAGAAATAGGCAAAACCCTGGATTTGCTGATCTATCTGTATAGCAAGCTCACGAGTCGGAGCCAGAATAAGTGTATTCAGTGTACTGCTCCCTTTTTTGCTTATTTTATTAAGGATAGGAAGAATAAATGCGGCAGTCTTGCCTGTTCCTGTCTGGGCACAGGCGATAAGATCCTTGTTTTCCATAATGACCGGAATGGCCATTTCTTGGATTGGAGTTGGTTTTTCGTAACCCATTGCGTCCAGTCCTTCCTGGAGCGAGATTTCGAAATTAAATGCTGAGAATTCCAAATTGTGGTGAGTGTAGTATTATAAAAAGCAGGCAATACTTTTTCGCCTTCCCAAATATAACCCCTAAATGTACAGAAACACAAATACATGGATTTTTAGAAATCAAATTACTTTAATTCCAAACCTTCTCTAAGATTAGGGTTGGTTTGAATCCTTCTTTTAGGCTATATTTCATTGAAATTGATAAATCATGGTTTACTTTAAACTCCAATACAGGATTATCTTGTTATTCAGATGCTTTTTCATTCTGTTTTTCACTGACCCATTGGTGATTAATGGGCAGAATTTTGGGATTAGGGGAAAGCTACTTGATGCCGAAACCCAAAAAACCATAGACAATGCGAATATTAATCTGAAGGGCTCAGACATTAGTGAAGTCTCTGTGGGAGGAGGCTATTTCAAATTAGAAAATATTACCAAAGGCAGGTACACACTTTTCATAAACGCTAAAGGATATGTACATTATGAGCAAGTAGTTAATCTCAAAGATGAACTGGACTTGGGCACAATATATTTGCTAAAACAAGGGGCTTCCGGGACAGGTGCAGCTCTGAACCATACAATCAGAGCTACCAACATCACCAATCTTTTCAATGAAAGGCCTAACCTGATGGGCGGCAATATGATCTACGGCATCGCACCCGAGCCTACCCAAGTAGAGGGTGATAATTACCTGGATTCCAAGTGGAATACTGCCTCTATCCTTCTCTATAGAGATAATAAAATGCTTGAAGGATCAAGAGTCCGTTACAACATTACCTCCAATCTGTTTGAGCTATTGAATTCTGAGACACTAAAAATCAGCACAATACCGGGAATTCGCGTTCAAAATTTAGTTTGGGTGGATTCTGCGCACAGGGTTCCACGGTATTTTGTCAATGGAAAAGATTTCTTGGATGAGGGAGCTCCAATTTCAGGCTTTTTTGAAGTGCTGGTGGATGGTGAACTACCGCTTATGAGAAGAACTATAGCCATTTTCAAAGAGTCCAATTACAATGAGGCCTTAATGATAGGCAATAGAAACCATCAACTAATCAAGCGGGATCTTTATTATTACTTGGTAGGCAGGGATGTGATAGAGGTGCCCACCAACCGGAAAAAGCTTTTCGGAATCTTCGGGCAAAAAGCCGAAGAAATGAAAGAATATGTCGATTCAAATGAGCTTTCCGTAAAAGATCCAAAAACCTTGTTTCAGCTGTTCACTTTTTATAATGCCAAATTTCCTGATTTCAAACCGGTAATGACAACGCTGGTAAAATATAACTAAACCGTTTTCCCAATTCATATGAAATCGAGCATGAGGAAAAACCTCACACACTGGAATGATTATCAGCTATGCGAGATTCCATATGGCCTTTAAAAATCAATTTATAATCATATGAAATCGAGCATGTCGAAGACGACACACAGAGGGATGATTATTCACACGGCGAGATTCCATATGGCCATTGAAAAACAATTATAAACATATGAATAAACTTTACCTTATCACTTTATTCTTCATTACTTGCCAACTCCAAAGCCAAGGACTTCCCGGTTTGGGAGCAGGAACTACCCCTAATAACAAACCCATATTACATGGCAAACACTGGGTGGCAATCACAGGAAAGCCTCTTGGTGCGACTGCCGGATCGGCTATTTTTCAGCAAGGCGGTAATGCCGTAGATGCGGCCTGCGCCATGATTGCAGCCACTTCAACTATGTGGGATGTGCTTTCCTGGGGCGGAGAAACACAAGCCTTAATTTATAATCCACACACTAAAAAGGTGATTGCCATCAATGCGTTGGGCTATGCCCCCACAGGTGCCACAGTAGATTTCTACAAATCCCAAGGCATGGATTACCCTCCGCAATATGGCCCCTTGGCTGCGACTACCCCGGGAACTCCGGGCGGAATCATGACCATGCTGGCTGAATATGGCACCATGAGTTTGGAACAAATTCTAGCACCTTCCATGGAACTTGCAAAGGGATATCCCATAGAAGCGCAAACGGCAAATGCTATAGAATCCCAAAAAACGAGAATCAAACAATGGCCCTATTCTAAAAAGATCTTCCTTCCTCATTTGGGAGAAGCTAGAGAAGCACCGTCGGCAGGAGAAATTTTCGTACAGGAAGACCTTTATCAGATGCTGGCTAAATTGGTGGAGACGGAAAAGGGAGCTTTAGCGAAAGGCAAAAGCAGAAAAGAAGCCATTTATGCAGCTTACGATAGATTTTACAAAGGAGACATAGCCAAAGAAATCGTGAGAGGAACCCGTGAACAAGGAGGGCTTTTCACTGAGACAGATTTGGCAAACTGGAAAGTGAAAATCGAAGAACCTCTTCATGTCAACTACAAAGGAATAGACGTCTACAAACTTCAAGAATGGACCCAAGGGCCTGCATTGCTGCAGGCATTGAATATTTTGGAGAACTTTGATCTGCAGCCCATGGGCTACAATTCTGTCAATTACATCCACACGGTATATCAAGCAATGAGTTTGGCCTTTGCCGACCGTGATTTTTACTATGGAGATCCTGCTTATGTAAAGTCTCCCATGAAGGGGCTCCTTTCTAAAGCGTATGCCAAGGAGCGTGCAAAGCTAATCGGAGAACTAAATGACCCTAAGATCAGTGCAGGAGATCCCTATCCTTTCCGGAATGAGACCAGCCCTTACAGAGAATTGCTGAAGAAGAATCAAGCGGCTATGGCATCACTTTCACCGGATCAGATTAATAGCACCTTAGATGAGCAGTTTATTGCCGACTTTCATAGCGGCACCACTTCTATAGAAACTGCCGATGCCGAAGGCTGGGTAGTTTCCGTGACACCCAGTGGCGGATGGATTCCAGCCGTGGTAGCCGGGAATACAGGAATTGGGCTGTCCCAGCGTATGCAGAGTTTTGTGCTGGATGAAACGATAAGCCCTTTTAATCTGCCCGAACCCGGAAAAAGACCCAGAGTGACACTTACGCCCAGCTTGGCAATGAAGGACGGTAACCCTTTTCTTTCATTTGCAGTCCAGGGAGGGGATTCCCAAGATCAAAATCTCTTGCAACTATTTTTGAATATCGTAGAGTTCGGGATGGATGTGCAGGAAGCAACTGAAGCACCAAATTTCAATTCTTATCAGATGCAGAGCTCTTTTGGAGATCATGAAGTCCGCCCGGGGGCTATCGTACTCAGAGAAGATACACCAGAATGGATCAGAAAAGAACTCTTAAAAAGAGGCTATAAATTAGAATTTTGGAATAAGACTTCAGGTCCCATTAATGCGATTTGGTTTGACCGGAAACATGGCAGTTTCTGGGGAGGATCCAGCGATTATGGAGATGATTACGGAATTGCATGGTAAGATATATGCACCCCCAGAATAGCCTAATCTAAATATCAACCCATAAACTTACAAAAGTGAAAAAAAACTATTTTAATCTTTTACTCATCCCTGTCCTCTTAGTTACGGGGAATGTTATAGCGCAGAAAAAATCCAAAGCTGACCCGTTAAAAGCTGAGGTGGTTAACTCTGTGGATTCACGTTTTGAAGCCTTGACAGACCTGAGTGATAAAATATGGTCCTTTGAGGAGATTGCTTTCCAAGAAACGCAATCCGCTGCAGCATTGTCCGATTATGCTGAAAGTCTGGGCTTCAAAGTCACCCGGGGGGTGGCGGAAATTCCCACTGCTTTCGTAGCAGAATACGGAAGTGGTTCTCCCATTATAGGGATCTTGGGTGAGTTTGATGCGTTGCCTGGCTTATCGCAAAACACCGTGCCGACCAAAAGCCCCCTGCATGAAGGTGCTCCTGGGCACGGATGCGGACATAATCTATTCGGAGTTGCATCTCTCGGAGCTGCCGCAGCCATCAAGGATCTGATGGATGAAGGCAAAATCAAAGGAACCGTACGCTTCTATGGTACACCGGCAGAGGAGAAATTCTTTGGCAAACTATGGATGATCCGTGCAGGGCTTTTTGACGATGTAGATGTAGTGATGGACTGGCATCCTGCTGCAGAAACAAAAGCTGCCGTTCAGAAAGGATTGGCTCTGGTGGATTTTCAGGTGGAATTCTCCGGTCAGGCAGCGCATGCATCGGCAGATCCTTGGAATGGAAGAAGTGCTAGCGATGCATTAGAGCTTTATACTACTGGGATAAATTACTATCGGGAACACATCAAGCCTACCGTGAGAATCCATTACCATATTCAGGATGCAGGTCAAGTAGTCAACGTAGTACCTGATTATAGCAGAATATGGGTGAGAGTTCGTGATTCCAGCAGAGATGGATTAGAACCTGTATGGAAACAGGTAGAGAAAATGGCCGAAGGAGCTGCTATTATGGCCAATGTGGATTACAAAGTGAGTCTTATTTCAGGGATCCATGAAGTATTGGTCAACCGTACCGGATCAGCTGCTTTGCAAAAGAATCTGGAAGCACTTGGTCCGATCACATACACCGAAGAGGAGCAGGTTTTTGCAAAGAAAATCCAGGAAAGCACCGGCAAGCCTCAAATAGGTTTGGTGTCTGAAATCAAGCCTATGGAAGAAACTGCAGAACATTCCATGGGTGGATCGACCGATGTAGGAGATGTGAGTTATGTAGTCCCTACAATACGTCTAAGTGCCACTACTGCGCCAAATGGCACGCCTTGGCACTCCTGGGCCGTGGTAGCTTCCGGCGGGATGTCTATCGGGCATAAAGGAATGGCCTATGCAGCAAAAGCCTTGTCGATGACTATGGTGGATTTATTCCAAAGTGCAGAACTCAGAACTGCCGTAAAAGAAGAATTTAAGGAGAAAAAAGGAGATTATGTCTACAAAGGAATTGTACCCGATGGCCCTCCTCCTATTAACTCCAATTTGCAATAATACAACCGTTCAGTAAATTTAATGTATGTACCATTCCTATTCCATTTCAGACAGGAAGAAGTCAAAGCCTGATCTGAAATGGGTGGAATGAAATTTCCTTTTCTAAGAGCAGAACATGATCAGTCCAACTATCATCACACTTCCTGAGACAAAACTCGTTGGGATAAAGAAAAGAATGAGCCTTCTGAACAATCAGACAGGACAGTTATGGAAGTCGCTTATGCCTAGAAAAAAGGAAATCCGGCATAACATCTCGGGTGAATTTTATTCCGTCGAAGTGCATGACTCCCTCTCCTACTTCGATTCTTTTGATCCTGCCCGGGAATTTGAGAAATGGGCGGCTGTAAAAGTGGAAGATGTTGTGTTTGTTCCGGTTGGTATGGAAAAGCTGGTTATTCCAACAGGACTTTATGCTGTGTTTCCATTTAGGGGATCCGAGAGTGAAGTTCCTAAAATGTATCAATACATAATGTCAGACTGGTTACCCAATTCAGTGTACGAACTTGACCATAGGCCTCATTTTGCATTGATGGGAGAAAAGTATAAAAACAATGACCCGGATTCTGAGGAGGAATTCTGGGTTCCGGTTAAATTAAAGCACAATGAATAAGGCTATTACAGCTAATTTTAGCTAGTTAGATTCCTGAAATCCCAATGCTATCATCTTGCTTTTTTGATTTCTGAGAACTGTCACATTAATCCGATTTCCGGTTGTGCAAGAGCATGCATAGCAAACTAAATGAGATTGATCACTTGCTATTGAAATTACTTTTGCCCCCTTTACTCCTTCTTCATTCAAATAACCCTCAACTGCTTGTAGGATTTCTCCATCTGACCTCCATCTGACTCATGGGCACTATTATACCATGGATCAGTACAGTGAGTTTGTTCCCAGTAGAATTCCACGGGATTTAACGTGTTCTCTTCTTGGCAGCCTTGAAGAAAAAGGAAAAGTAGAAGCGGAAGGGTTAGAAAATGTTTCATGTGTTTATAATTTGATCCTTAGCGGTCACATGGAATCTCGCATGGGAAATAATCATTCCAGGGTGTGTCTCATTCGACAGGCTCGATTTCATGCTCAGTCTTTTTTCCAAAAGACGACAAAATTAGGATGAGTGCTACTATTCTCCTGATTTTTAACCGAATAACTTCTCCAAAATCTTATAGGTAATCAAATAAGTAGGTCTTACCCCTTCCATTCCCAAAGCCCCTGATGCCAGTGTACTTCCTGTTTCCAGTGGATTGTCCGACGCATAATAAGCATAGAGAACCTTCACGTTGGAACGTATGGATTTACGGATTTTTGATGCGGATTGAATTGCTTTCTGGTAATGTGCTCCTTCCATTTCCAGACCTACTGCTTTCCAGGATGACTCCATAAAGTAGGTGAGAATGTCTTTATTCTGAAGTGAAGTGCCCAATACTGAAATCATAGTTCCTGAGTACACCCCAAGTCCAAATCCTTCAAAGTCAGACTTTTTCAATTCATTTTTAAATGGATAATTATCCG contains:
- a CDS encoding GyrI-like domain-containing protein, with the protein product MISPTIITLPETKLVGIKKRMSLLNNQTGQLWKSLMPRKKEIRHNISGEFYSVEVHDSLSYFDSFDPAREFEKWAAVKVEDVVFVPVGMEKLVIPTGLYAVFPFRGSESEVPKMYQYIMSDWLPNSVYELDHRPHFALMGEKYKNNDPDSEEEFWVPVKLKHNE
- a CDS encoding carboxypeptidase-like regulatory domain-containing protein translates to MVYFKLQYRIILLFRCFFILFFTDPLVINGQNFGIRGKLLDAETQKTIDNANINLKGSDISEVSVGGGYFKLENITKGRYTLFINAKGYVHYEQVVNLKDELDLGTIYLLKQGASGTGAALNHTIRATNITNLFNERPNLMGGNMIYGIAPEPTQVEGDNYLDSKWNTASILLYRDNKMLEGSRVRYNITSNLFELLNSETLKISTIPGIRVQNLVWVDSAHRVPRYFVNGKDFLDEGAPISGFFEVLVDGELPLMRRTIAIFKESNYNEALMIGNRNHQLIKRDLYYYLVGRDVIEVPTNRKKLFGIFGQKAEEMKEYVDSNELSVKDPKTLFQLFTFYNAKFPDFKPVMTTLVKYN
- a CDS encoding amidohydrolase, whose protein sequence is MKKNYFNLLLIPVLLVTGNVIAQKKSKADPLKAEVVNSVDSRFEALTDLSDKIWSFEEIAFQETQSAAALSDYAESLGFKVTRGVAEIPTAFVAEYGSGSPIIGILGEFDALPGLSQNTVPTKSPLHEGAPGHGCGHNLFGVASLGAAAAIKDLMDEGKIKGTVRFYGTPAEEKFFGKLWMIRAGLFDDVDVVMDWHPAAETKAAVQKGLALVDFQVEFSGQAAHASADPWNGRSASDALELYTTGINYYREHIKPTVRIHYHIQDAGQVVNVVPDYSRIWVRVRDSSRDGLEPVWKQVEKMAEGAAIMANVDYKVSLISGIHEVLVNRTGSAALQKNLEALGPITYTEEEQVFAKKIQESTGKPQIGLVSEIKPMEETAEHSMGGSTDVGDVSYVVPTIRLSATTAPNGTPWHSWAVVASGGMSIGHKGMAYAAKALSMTMVDLFQSAELRTAVKEEFKEKKGDYVYKGIVPDGPPPINSNLQ
- a CDS encoding gamma-glutamyltransferase family protein, with the translated sequence MNKLYLITLFFITCQLQSQGLPGLGAGTTPNNKPILHGKHWVAITGKPLGATAGSAIFQQGGNAVDAACAMIAATSTMWDVLSWGGETQALIYNPHTKKVIAINALGYAPTGATVDFYKSQGMDYPPQYGPLAATTPGTPGGIMTMLAEYGTMSLEQILAPSMELAKGYPIEAQTANAIESQKTRIKQWPYSKKIFLPHLGEAREAPSAGEIFVQEDLYQMLAKLVETEKGALAKGKSRKEAIYAAYDRFYKGDIAKEIVRGTREQGGLFTETDLANWKVKIEEPLHVNYKGIDVYKLQEWTQGPALLQALNILENFDLQPMGYNSVNYIHTVYQAMSLAFADRDFYYGDPAYVKSPMKGLLSKAYAKERAKLIGELNDPKISAGDPYPFRNETSPYRELLKKNQAAMASLSPDQINSTLDEQFIADFHSGTTSIETADAEGWVVSVTPSGGWIPAVVAGNTGIGLSQRMQSFVLDETISPFNLPEPGKRPRVTLTPSLAMKDGNPFLSFAVQGGDSQDQNLLQLFLNIVEFGMDVQEATEAPNFNSYQMQSSFGDHEVRPGAIVLREDTPEWIRKELLKRGYKLEFWNKTSGPINAIWFDRKHGSFWGGSSDYGDDYGIAW